The genomic stretch TCCGAGGAACTTCGCGGCGCGGTCAGGGACGCATGGATCGACGCCGATGTACTCGGGTCCGACCATTGCCCTGTAGGCCTGGCGCTTGAATTGCCGTAATAATGACGGGGAGCTCTTATGAGAAGGATGGACACAGGTGAGTAAACGCGACGAAATTCTGGCGGCGGCCCAGGCCCTTTTTGCCGAATACGGCTACGCCGGAACGACCATGCGCATGATCGCCGAGCGTGCGGGGGTGGCGTTCGGACTTGTGTCCCATTATTTCGGAAACAAGGAGAAGCTGTTCCTGGTGGCCGGTCACGAGATGATCGACGCCATGCTGCTGGGCATCAGACGGGACACGGAGGCGGCGCAAAACGGATTGCAGGCCGTGGATATTTTTGTGAATTCCTACCTCTCCTACACCCTGGCCAACCGGGCGACCTTCCCCACCCTGATCCGCTGCTCGCCTTTCAGCGACGACAATCCGCATCTGGATCGCCACAAGATCGGCGCGAAATTCAAGGAATTGATCAGAGAGATCGAGATCAATCTGGAGCGCGGCATCGCCGACGGAACCATTGCCCAGGTTCCGGTCGAGGACTGCGCGCTCATGATCTACGCGGCCATGGTCGGGGCGGTACGCACGGTTTTTCTGAGCCCCTTCGGAGAACCGGGGCTGTTCGAGGAAACCCGCAGGTTCATTCTGCGGTCGTTGCGTCGGAGCGATTAAATGGAGTTGTAAGCGCTTTTCGGCACGATTGTGACGGATCGGGCGCGTTGTCAGGTCTTTGCCAGGTTCAGACGTTTTTCGATCATCCTCCGAAAAATTCCCGCACCGAACTGAAATTGGAGATGATCCCGTCCCACATGCGCAGAGCATCTTCTCTGGCCTCGATTCGGCAGGACATTTTGATCTGTATGTGCGGTTTTTGCGGGTCCCCGCCTGCGCCTTCATATTCCCAGCAGGCCGTTAGCCTGGGGACATCGGGACAGTCCTTGTCCTTGGGTTGGAGGATGTAAATCTCCTCCAAACCTTTCAAACCGGCCAGGACGTTTTCTCGTGAGCGCAGAATCTTCAGTTCGATCCGGTACTTGCTGGTCACCGGTTTGACGGCTTCAGTGATGCGGGGCGGGTCACAGGGATGAGCGAAAAGATGGGCGTCAAAGCGCAGGCGAATCCTGTGCAATGATTCGGACGGCGGCCTTTCCAGGCTCATGCCGGCCTGTTCGCTCCATGTTTTCAAGCCTTCGACTCTCCCTGCGGAGAAAAAAAAGCCGGCTGGCGAAACAATCTCGCTGCCGTAATGATACTTTCTGAAAAGATTCAGGATCGGTCCGTTTACGGTAAGGCATGGCCCGCACGTGTCGAAGGGCCGGTTTTCTGTCAGGCACAGGATCGCTTCCGGCATGCCTATATAGACTTCAAGGTTGTGGTTGGCCTTGCTGCTGTTGCAACAGCGCAACATGGCAGGAAATCCGCAGAGGTCGCTGACATCCGTTTCATCCCATGTCTCACGGATAGACAGCCCCCTGATTTCGTTTGCCATGCCCGCTTTCGTTCCGAGCGATTCCTTGAGCGCGTCCAGGTTGCGTTTATTTAGTCCGGGTTTCCAGGGAAATTCCTCGACGGCTATGCCGTTGACTTTAAACCATGTCGCGGAAAGCTCCATGCTTTCGTGTACGGGTAACACGAACCGTCCCACTGGGCGCATGACCATGGAGCAAGGCGGGAACTTCGGATCGGGGGTGGCAGTGTCGGTAACCATGAAATGGAACCCTCCCAAAAAAAGATTGGCAAGCAGGATCTGCAAAGAGGTCGCTGCAAAACCGGACAATGTAAATTTTGTTCCGATTTGATGGTAAAATCAATCTTTGTAATGGTAGAATTTTCAGTATTCTGCCGTGAGTGACGTATTTTCGTTATACCCAAAAGGTGCTGCCGCCTAGAAATTGAAGACTTTCGCTTCCGCAGCCAGGTCGATCAGGTGCGGCCCCCCGTCCAGAGCCATGTTGGCGTAGAATCGCGCTTCGTCCACGCCCCTGTTTCTCGCGCAGGGCGTGCAGATTCCGATTTCGATTTCCTCTTCGACAAGATAGGGCAGGTAGTCGCCCGGGCAGTCGCCGGTCAGGGTCTTCTGGCCCGTATCCCTGGACATGTCCGCCCAGAGCACTCCTCCGTCGATGAAGAACAGATTGACATGATGCCCTTTGGAGTGGGCGATGCGAGCGAACTGAAAGCAACGTGTCGCCGCCTCGTTGTCGTCCTTGCCGAGAATAAACAGGAATTTGGCCATTTCATCCTCCCGTGTTACGAATGCGCTTCACTAGAATGCTTTATTCGTAAAATCAATGCATTCTGAGAAGGACCTCTTGGAAAGTATGCGCGAATGCGTGCGTCGTTCTGTATCTTGGCCGCTCTTGGTCAATATTCCAGCTTTCCCTCTCTTGGAGAAATGTCAAAAAACGGATACGTGAATTTCATGTCCATGAACAGCCGCAATATGGAAAAAAAGCTGCCGTTTCGTCCGGTAGCCCTCGGCATTCCCGAGCGTCTTATGCCCGTGGTCCTCGATTGCGCGCGGCAGCTCGAAGACGAGGGGGTGCGCGGCAAGGCCCTGCGCCGTCTTTTCGTCCGCCTGGCGCAGGATCCGAAGTCGTTCGCGGACCATCCGGTCCTGGGCGGACTGGCCGGGATGCTTGGTGGCGGGTCGTCGCCGGGCGCGGCCGTTTCCGTGACGGAGGTTCCCTGGCGGGCCTGGGGCGAAGATCTCGATCCCAAGGCGGTGCAGCAACTCCGTGACGGATGCGGCTTGCCGGTGGCCGTGAGCGGGGCGCTCATGCCCGACGCCCATGTCGGCTACGGCCTGCCCATTGGCGGCGTGCTGGCCGTGGCGGACGCGGTCATTCCCTACGGCGTCGGCATGGACATCGCCTGCCGGATGAAGATGAGCGTCTTTGCGGTGTCCCCGGACCTGGTCGACACGCACGGCGACGAGCTGGCGCGGGCCATCGAGCAGGAGACCTGCTTCGGTGTCGGCGGCCAGTTCAAGGTTCGCAAGGATCATGCGGTCATGCACGATGACTGGGGTTTTTCTCCAGTGACGCGGCGGATGCGCGACACGGCCTGGGCCCAGCTCGGGACCAGTGGCAGCGTTTCCCTGATTGAGAAAAAATTAGTCAAAAATTGTCAATTATCCTGAAGGAGCCAATGAGGTTTTATTGTCTTGCGGGATGATAATCAGTGTTGTTCAATTCCATCGAAACCATCCTTTGGCGGATATGGTTCGTTGCCATGGCTGCCCTTGTTCTGAATCTTCCCGTCCTTGCCATGGATGAAGAACTAGGTGACTTGATACTAGCTGAACTTCCGTCCGGCATCAACGGCATCAATCCGAGAAGAATTCCACAACCGGAATGGCTTTCTGAAGATGAAGGCGGAATCGGGGAATGAGGTCGCTCTTGCGGTTCTGCAATCACACAACGGCGCGTCGATGAAAAGGACGTCACGCCGCCCAAGCCGAAGCCAAGCGTAACCCATTAGGCGGATAACTAAAGGCAACGTGCTTTATCTGCTATCTGACGGCCGCATGATCAAGGATTGCGGTCAAGCGATCCATTTTTCGGCAAATAGCCAGGCGGCCAAGGCCATGGCTCAGGAGATTGCCTGACGTAAGTTTGGTCCGAAATTTGGATTG from Desulfomicrobium apsheronum encodes the following:
- a CDS encoding TetR/AcrR family transcriptional regulator translates to MSKRDEILAAAQALFAEYGYAGTTMRMIAERAGVAFGLVSHYFGNKEKLFLVAGHEMIDAMLLGIRRDTEAAQNGLQAVDIFVNSYLSYTLANRATFPTLIRCSPFSDDNPHLDRHKIGAKFKELIREIEINLERGIADGTIAQVPVEDCALMIYAAMVGAVRTVFLSPFGEPGLFEETRRFILRSLRRSD
- a CDS encoding DsrE family protein yields the protein MAKFLFILGKDDNEAATRCFQFARIAHSKGHHVNLFFIDGGVLWADMSRDTGQKTLTGDCPGDYLPYLVEEEIEIGICTPCARNRGVDEARFYANMALDGGPHLIDLAAEAKVFNF
- a CDS encoding RtcB family protein, producing the protein MSKNGYVNFMSMNSRNMEKKLPFRPVALGIPERLMPVVLDCARQLEDEGVRGKALRRLFVRLAQDPKSFADHPVLGGLAGMLGGGSSPGAAVSVTEVPWRAWGEDLDPKAVQQLRDGCGLPVAVSGALMPDAHVGYGLPIGGVLAVADAVIPYGVGMDIACRMKMSVFAVSPDLVDTHGDELARAIEQETCFGVGGQFKVRKDHAVMHDDWGFSPVTRRMRDTAWAQLGTSGSVSLIEKKLVKNCQLS